Proteins co-encoded in one Natronorubrum daqingense genomic window:
- the nrfD gene encoding NrfD/PsrC family molybdoenzyme membrane anchor subunit produces MSTKTPSEADILRPIDNFSKKFFILFGVCALALGAFLVAWVYQLYVGMSVTGLSDWGTGGGATWGLYIGAFIWWVGIAHGGIILSAAVRLLGMDRYMPVARLAELLTIAGLSAAGFYIMVHMGRPDRMVTSILGHYHITVNNSPLVWDVTVITAYFVLTATYLALTLRYDITRLRDDLPGYLSPVYNVLTLGYTEDEDEVVERMVWWLALAIIIMAPLLLHGGVIPWLFAVLPGMPAWFGAVQGPQFLTIALTSAISGVIIVAYAFRRAYDWDHIMTDDVFRGLLLWLGFFCLLFVWLQLQQNVTGLFAAPVSTEVAQEATIGHWMYLGSMALVFGTLIFIFAQAIRPSLFTKARAIVASVAVLMGTLGEKMIFVVEGFLHPEFEIYANTPGEYFPSAIEWLSLVGTIGMVTLIFLVVSKVVPVVELHAVEHLRGDHGHGHEEADEAATEPEVKA; encoded by the coding sequence ATGAGCACGAAGACGCCATCCGAAGCGGACATCCTTCGTCCGATCGACAACTTCTCGAAGAAGTTCTTCATCCTCTTCGGTGTCTGTGCCCTGGCACTCGGTGCGTTTCTCGTCGCCTGGGTCTACCAGCTCTACGTCGGGATGTCGGTTACCGGCCTCTCCGACTGGGGGACCGGCGGCGGTGCGACCTGGGGACTGTACATCGGCGCGTTCATCTGGTGGGTCGGGATCGCTCACGGCGGGATCATCCTCTCCGCTGCGGTCCGACTGCTCGGCATGGATCGATACATGCCGGTCGCCCGCCTCGCCGAATTGCTGACCATCGCCGGCCTCTCCGCGGCTGGCTTCTACATTATGGTCCACATGGGACGCCCGGATCGGATGGTCACGAGCATCCTCGGCCACTACCACATCACGGTCAACAACTCGCCGCTGGTGTGGGACGTGACCGTCATCACGGCTTACTTCGTGTTGACGGCGACCTACCTCGCACTGACGCTTCGCTACGACATCACGCGGCTGCGAGATGACCTTCCAGGCTATCTCTCGCCGGTCTACAACGTCTTGACCCTCGGCTACACCGAGGACGAAGACGAGGTCGTCGAGCGGATGGTTTGGTGGCTCGCACTCGCGATCATCATCATGGCACCACTGCTGCTCCACGGCGGTGTGATTCCGTGGCTGTTCGCAGTGTTGCCCGGTATGCCAGCCTGGTTCGGCGCCGTGCAGGGACCACAGTTCCTGACGATCGCACTGACCTCGGCGATCAGTGGCGTGATCATCGTCGCCTACGCCTTCCGACGCGCGTACGACTGGGATCACATCATGACCGACGACGTCTTCCGCGGGCTGCTCCTGTGGCTGGGTTTCTTCTGCCTACTGTTCGTCTGGCTCCAGCTTCAGCAGAACGTCACTGGCCTCTTCGCCGCACCGGTGAGCACGGAAGTCGCTCAGGAAGCGACGATCGGCCACTGGATGTACCTCGGGTCGATGGCCCTCGTCTTCGGGACGCTCATCTTCATCTTCGCACAGGCGATTCGACCGTCGCTGTTCACGAAGGCGCGAGCGATCGTCGCCTCCGTCGCCGTGCTCATGGGCACGCTCGGTGAGAAGATGATCTTCGTCGTCGAAGGCTTCCTTCACCCAGAGTTCGAGATCTACGCGAACACGCCCGGGGAGTACTTCCCGAGCGCGATCGAGTGGCTCTCGCTGGTCGGCACGATCGGGATGGTCACGTTGATCTTCCTCGTCGTCTCTAAGGTCGTTCCCGTCGTCGAACTCCACGCCGTCGAACACCTGCGTGGCGATCACGGACACGGCCACGAGGAAGCAGACGAAGCCGCAACTGAACCAGAGGTGAAAGCATGA